The following proteins are co-located in the Maridesulfovibrio sp. genome:
- a CDS encoding molecular chaperone TorD family protein, producing MTEKNTNTPMSEDENLDQVCLLNCIELCAIIFRGIDPEECAALLDEGLPALATLSSESLQSLSRPLKNLENSYPDVTDTFCDELESEYVRLFINSRDGIVAPLYESCYEPGSGRVMGESHVAMSKLLEEAGLTPTGEQASEPMDHLCIELEYLYVLLANGWGGNDDDSLKQASAFAAQKKVWVRKFSEKLTNSDTMKFYVAASELLVSMLEEITSS from the coding sequence ATGACTGAAAAAAACACCAACACACCAATGTCCGAAGACGAAAACCTTGATCAGGTCTGCCTGCTCAACTGTATTGAGCTATGCGCCATTATCTTTCGGGGAATTGACCCCGAAGAATGTGCAGCTCTTCTGGATGAAGGCCTGCCCGCACTGGCTACACTTTCATCGGAATCGCTGCAATCCCTTTCAAGGCCACTAAAAAATCTCGAAAATTCCTACCCGGACGTCACCGACACTTTTTGCGACGAGCTTGAGTCCGAATACGTACGGTTGTTCATCAACAGTAGGGACGGGATTGTAGCCCCGCTTTATGAATCATGTTACGAACCGGGCTCCGGCAGAGTTATGGGCGAGTCCCATGTTGCCATGAGCAAGCTTCTTGAAGAAGCAGGGCTTACCCCCACCGGGGAGCAGGCTTCAGAACCCATGGACCATCTTTGCATTGAGCTGGAATACCTTTACGTGCTGCTGGCCAACGGCTGGGGCGGAAACGATGATGATTCCCTCAAGCAGGCCAGCGCATTTGCCGCCCAAAAAAAAGTCTGGGTCCGCAAATTCAGTGAAAAGCTGACCAACAGCGACACCATGAAATTTTACGTTGCAGCATCAGAACTGCTGGTTTCCATGCTGGAAGAAATTACTTCCTCCTGA
- a CDS encoding cytochrome c, whose translation MNRKVIGTLICVLMVLSIASMATAFGGGNARKGKFLYRKHCRSCHGATASDLSPSNKTQAEWTDIFYDTSKIPCSSDWKKVQEKDINDIFTYLHDYAKDSPSPAKCS comes from the coding sequence ATGAATCGCAAGGTAATAGGCACCCTGATCTGTGTTCTCATGGTACTGTCCATAGCCAGCATGGCTACTGCTTTCGGTGGCGGTAATGCTCGTAAGGGTAAATTCCTGTATCGTAAACACTGCCGTTCGTGTCACGGCGCAACTGCATCAGATTTGAGTCCCAGCAACAAGACTCAGGCAGAGTGGACTGACATTTTCTATGATACTTCCAAGATTCCGTGTTCCTCTGATTGGAAAAAAGTACAAGAAAAAGACATTAACGATATTTTCACCTACCTGCATGACTACGCCAAGGATTCCCCGTCCCCGGCCAAGTGCAGCTAG
- a CDS encoding metal-sensitive transcriptional regulator codes for MPDSAAEQEKIKIDVLKRMKRIEGQIRGIQGMIEGGKECSDILTQVKAARSALKSSSKLIMKRYMLKCYAEAIESGEDPVEAMDKFVAVMTNYME; via the coding sequence ATGCCAGACTCCGCAGCAGAACAGGAAAAAATTAAAATTGATGTTCTCAAGCGCATGAAGCGCATTGAAGGGCAGATCAGGGGAATTCAGGGGATGATTGAAGGGGGTAAGGAATGCAGCGACATTTTAACACAGGTCAAGGCTGCGCGTTCCGCCCTTAAATCTTCAAGCAAGCTTATTATGAAACGTTACATGCTTAAATGTTATGCCGAGGCCATCGAAAGCGGTGAAGATCCGGTAGAAGCAATGGACAAGTTTGTAGCTGTCATGACGAATTATATGGAATAG
- a CDS encoding rhodanese-like domain-containing protein, translating to MRKIKFFKVAVLVLCMAFIAAPAMAKDVVPKSQMQDWMYKDLVDTDFIAKYAKMPKPEGVMIIDSRPYKGKYILGYIPTAVSIPDSKFDEMTDKLPKDKNTLLIFYCQGLKCKLSHKSAKKAVKLGYKNVKVYPYGYPGWMKSGRYGGIGLETVAEMMANGDPYMLIDARPTNKFLAGSIPSAISIPDSKWAKRTGLLPADKKNTKLIYFCGGYKCKLSHKSAIRAMGIGYKNVHVAEAGYPGWKKMFGASGAVEVKSGGEEGSIDIEQFKKIVAETPNSIMLVDVRDADEYAQGHIPSAVNMSVDMLEKKIKTLPADKPIVFVCSTGARSGEAYYMTLDMRPDIKKVYYLEAETDFHKDGSFTIHTLKK from the coding sequence ATGAGGAAAATTAAGTTTTTCAAAGTAGCGGTACTGGTTCTGTGTATGGCGTTCATCGCCGCACCGGCCATGGCTAAGGACGTTGTTCCCAAGAGTCAGATGCAGGACTGGATGTACAAGGACTTGGTCGATACCGACTTTATTGCCAAGTACGCCAAAATGCCCAAACCTGAAGGCGTGATGATAATTGACTCACGTCCTTACAAGGGTAAATACATCCTCGGGTACATTCCTACTGCGGTATCCATCCCGGATTCCAAGTTTGATGAAATGACGGACAAGCTGCCCAAGGACAAAAACACCCTGCTCATTTTTTATTGTCAGGGCTTGAAATGTAAACTGAGTCATAAGTCTGCTAAAAAAGCTGTAAAGCTGGGCTATAAAAATGTAAAAGTATATCCCTACGGGTACCCCGGCTGGATGAAGTCCGGTCGCTACGGTGGTATCGGCCTTGAAACCGTTGCCGAAATGATGGCAAACGGCGATCCATACATGCTGATCGATGCCCGTCCTACAAACAAGTTTCTGGCTGGTTCCATCCCTTCAGCTATCTCCATTCCCGATTCAAAGTGGGCTAAGCGCACCGGTCTGCTACCCGCGGATAAGAAAAATACCAAGCTTATCTACTTCTGCGGCGGCTACAAGTGCAAGCTGAGCCATAAGTCTGCCATCCGTGCCATGGGTATCGGCTATAAAAATGTGCATGTTGCCGAAGCCGGATATCCCGGCTGGAAAAAAATGTTCGGCGCATCCGGTGCAGTTGAAGTTAAGTCCGGCGGCGAAGAGGGCAGCATTGATATTGAGCAGTTCAAAAAGATTGTAGCTGAAACCCCGAATTCCATTATGCTTGTCGACGTCCGTGATGCGGATGAATATGCACAGGGGCATATTCCCAGTGCAGTGAATATGTCGGTGGACATGCTTGAGAAGAAAATTAAGACTCTCCCCGCTGACAAGCCCATCGTGTTTGTCTGCTCAACCGGAGCACGCAGCGGTGAAGCTTACTACATGACCTTGGACATGCGTCCTGATATTAAGAAAGTATATTACCTTGAAGCTGAAACCGATTTCCATAAGGACGGTTCCTTCACCATTCATACACTCAAAAAGTAA
- a CDS encoding methyl-accepting chemotaxis protein encodes MKLNTKLILPQLFVVVLLGCVSFYIIDKSFTQLKEMYVESKVSNAFTSVKNSINDSAKAAQHLAALFSQRPDVVEAFKVAHSGNIDNERSPESQTAREHLRNELQAELKGYQKLENEKLRLHFHLPNGRSLVRLWREKQAKRNGEWVDISDDISSFRQTVLDVNQNGKAVGGIELGRGGFAIRGLVPVKDVSGNTLGSVEVLKSFEPVLKGVENAGISTMLFMNKDLLNTSTSLKDESKYPVINDYVLVSATDKTKYTDLLKKEMLDEGRTKQIIKNMDNIAIATLPITDYRGKQVGILIGVLNIEKLAVLSSNANTWLLICLAAILVIPLIFIYFSLSIQVLKPVQAISGKINDINEDRADLGSTMEIRFNDEIGNLCSLFNTMLGKLSEMVNNMQVYVDVVNAVPDPIFVVDKNFKLLLANQAVENFAGLGRDEIKKSKCSNIFKTQICSTEKCPIEKSMRSGQESEAEILLLTDRQGNKIYIQPVATPLKNANGETFGYLEVARNVSDLVAKENAINIQLEKINKVNNSTKEASSKVSSSCNDLELEMKTVDKSVVSQQKILSETVTAMSQMNASVLDVAENAGRASEKSQETRDRAENGAETVLNATAAITKVRHQTEIMSEIMGKMEDRAESIGSVLSVINDIADQTNLLALNAAIEAARAGEAGRGFAVVADEVRKLAEKTVDATKEVETVITELRNQTSKSKTITDETRTLAVKAAEYAEESGKQLKDIVTFVQESTTDITNIAAAVEEQSASSEEINRSIGDVNNLASAISERVQISTRALNNLVQLAEELESISGK; translated from the coding sequence ATGAAATTAAATACAAAATTAATCCTGCCACAACTTTTCGTTGTTGTTTTGCTAGGCTGTGTAAGCTTCTACATTATAGATAAATCATTCACTCAACTCAAAGAGATGTACGTAGAATCTAAAGTAAGCAATGCATTTACCTCAGTAAAAAACAGCATCAACGACTCTGCAAAGGCTGCACAACATCTTGCGGCATTATTTTCACAAAGGCCGGATGTAGTTGAAGCATTTAAAGTAGCTCATTCCGGAAACATTGATAACGAGCGCTCGCCCGAATCACAAACTGCTCGCGAACACCTCAGAAATGAACTGCAAGCAGAGCTTAAGGGATATCAAAAATTAGAGAATGAGAAGTTACGACTTCATTTCCATTTGCCCAACGGAAGGAGCCTTGTACGGCTGTGGCGCGAAAAACAAGCAAAGAGAAACGGAGAATGGGTAGATATATCCGACGATATCTCAAGTTTTCGCCAGACAGTTTTAGACGTCAACCAGAACGGTAAAGCCGTTGGCGGAATTGAACTTGGACGAGGCGGTTTCGCCATCAGAGGCCTTGTCCCCGTTAAAGACGTATCAGGCAATACGCTCGGCTCTGTAGAAGTTTTGAAGAGTTTCGAACCTGTTTTAAAAGGTGTTGAAAACGCAGGTATTTCAACCATGCTTTTCATGAATAAAGATTTATTGAACACATCAACTTCGTTAAAGGACGAATCCAAGTATCCGGTCATTAACGACTATGTACTGGTCAGTGCTACTGACAAGACAAAATATACCGATCTGCTGAAGAAAGAAATGTTAGACGAAGGACGGACCAAGCAGATCATTAAAAACATGGACAACATAGCAATAGCTACATTGCCCATAACTGATTACCGAGGAAAACAGGTTGGCATTCTCATAGGAGTCTTAAACATCGAAAAACTGGCTGTGCTCTCAAGCAACGCGAACACTTGGCTATTAATTTGCCTTGCCGCCATCTTGGTTATCCCGCTGATATTCATTTACTTCAGCCTGTCCATTCAGGTGCTTAAACCTGTGCAAGCCATCTCCGGCAAGATTAATGACATTAACGAAGATCGGGCTGACCTTGGCAGCACAATGGAAATCAGATTTAATGACGAAATCGGAAACCTGTGCAGCTTGTTCAACACCATGCTCGGGAAGCTGTCAGAAATGGTCAACAACATGCAGGTATATGTCGATGTCGTAAATGCCGTACCTGATCCCATTTTCGTAGTTGATAAAAATTTCAAGCTCTTGCTGGCAAACCAAGCTGTAGAGAATTTTGCCGGTTTAGGAAGAGATGAAATCAAAAAAAGCAAATGCTCAAACATTTTCAAGACCCAAATATGCTCAACAGAAAAATGTCCTATAGAAAAAAGCATGCGAAGCGGGCAGGAAAGTGAAGCGGAAATACTGTTGCTCACAGACAGGCAAGGCAACAAAATATACATACAGCCTGTCGCAACCCCGCTTAAGAACGCAAATGGCGAGACTTTTGGCTATCTGGAAGTAGCCAGAAACGTCAGTGATCTTGTTGCAAAAGAAAACGCGATTAACATCCAGCTTGAAAAAATCAACAAGGTTAATAATTCTACAAAAGAAGCATCATCAAAAGTATCCAGCAGTTGCAACGACTTGGAACTGGAGATGAAAACAGTTGATAAATCAGTTGTCAGCCAGCAAAAGATCCTCTCTGAAACTGTCACCGCTATGAGCCAAATGAATGCGAGCGTACTTGATGTTGCCGAGAATGCGGGCCGGGCTTCAGAAAAATCTCAGGAGACTCGCGACCGGGCTGAGAATGGAGCAGAAACGGTACTGAACGCAACCGCAGCCATTACCAAGGTTAGACATCAAACCGAAATCATGAGCGAAATCATGGGTAAGATGGAAGATCGAGCTGAAAGTATAGGATCTGTTCTTAGCGTAATTAACGATATTGCGGATCAAACGAACCTGCTTGCTCTAAACGCTGCAATCGAAGCAGCCAGAGCAGGAGAGGCAGGACGAGGGTTTGCCGTAGTTGCCGACGAGGTACGCAAACTGGCAGAAAAAACAGTAGATGCTACCAAAGAAGTTGAAACAGTAATTACTGAGCTACGTAACCAGACAAGCAAATCAAAAACCATAACAGATGAAACAAGGACACTAGCTGTAAAAGCAGCTGAGTATGCTGAAGAATCAGGCAAACAGTTAAAGGACATCGTAACCTTCGTTCAGGAATCTACGACGGACATAACAAACATTGCCGCTGCAGTTGAAGAACAATCTGCAAGTTCAGAGGAAATTAACCGCTCCATAGGCGACGTAAACAACCTTGCCAGCGCAATAAGTGAAAGAGTCCAGATTTCAACAAGAGCCCTAAATAATCTTGTCCAACTTGCTGAGGAACTTGAAAGCATCTCTGGAAAATAG
- a CDS encoding cytochrome b/b6 domain-containing protein has translation MTQRQYKRHDRSDIFIHWFNAACWFLLLVTGLGLFGNPEIDPLGSGYPAFMRSLVGGGGNLLTIHVTLGLIWAGGLILYMLINFRGAIFFLKEIFMVDPVRDITWMIRKMILMTAGPKLLGKNSELPDQGYYNMGQKAFAQASVVGGIVIVVTGIIMFLSDRTLGAEHMALVSWSITLHYLAVGLVFAGLLVHIYMAAISPEEKPGFRSMFTGHVPEDYAKHHHKLWYERVKDNPSSDI, from the coding sequence ATGACTCAGAGACAATACAAGCGGCATGACCGCTCGGACATCTTTATTCACTGGTTCAACGCGGCCTGCTGGTTCCTGTTGCTGGTAACCGGACTGGGGCTTTTCGGTAATCCGGAAATTGATCCGCTTGGTTCCGGTTATCCGGCCTTTATGCGTTCACTGGTGGGCGGAGGCGGGAATCTGCTGACCATTCATGTCACCCTCGGCCTTATCTGGGCCGGCGGTCTGATTTTGTACATGCTGATCAATTTCAGGGGAGCTATATTTTTTTTGAAGGAAATCTTCATGGTTGATCCGGTCCGGGACATAACTTGGATGATCCGCAAGATGATCCTTATGACCGCCGGACCTAAATTGCTGGGCAAAAATTCCGAACTGCCCGATCAGGGATACTACAATATGGGCCAGAAGGCTTTTGCACAGGCCTCTGTTGTGGGTGGTATTGTTATCGTTGTGACCGGAATCATAATGTTCCTGTCCGACCGGACTCTCGGTGCGGAGCACATGGCCTTGGTAAGCTGGTCCATCACCCTGCATTATCTTGCCGTAGGTCTGGTTTTCGCAGGCCTGCTGGTCCACATCTACATGGCAGCCATATCACCCGAAGAAAAGCCCGGATTCCGTTCCATGTTTACCGGACACGTGCCGGAGGATTACGCCAAGCATCACCATAAGCTCTGGTACGAACGGGTGAAGGACAATCCTTCGTCTGACATTTAG
- a CDS encoding 4Fe-4S dicluster domain-containing protein, with translation MSKTVQLAMVIDSSKCIDCKGCMASCKVANDVPEGQWRNWIKASVPDFSSGKLKTHFQPGGCMHCDNPTCVQACPTGATFKDKTDGTVRIDASLCIGCGNCIPACPYNARFRNEITRKADKCDFCADRRAQGLLPACVDTCPTKARIFGDINDPDSEAYRLLQENKGKLVRVINAKSDTKPNMIYLGETAPLEWPVEAKMPSAMDVLTIMVNPVVKTVVGLSGIGVAVMLGRQLLVGSNEHDDSRNKGGDA, from the coding sequence ATGAGTAAGACTGTACAACTCGCAATGGTCATCGATTCGTCAAAGTGCATAGATTGCAAGGGCTGCATGGCTTCCTGCAAAGTCGCTAATGATGTGCCCGAAGGTCAGTGGCGTAACTGGATCAAGGCATCGGTTCCGGACTTTTCTTCCGGCAAACTGAAGACCCATTTCCAGCCCGGCGGCTGTATGCATTGCGATAATCCCACCTGTGTTCAGGCCTGTCCCACCGGGGCAACATTTAAAGACAAAACAGACGGCACTGTGCGCATCGATGCTTCATTGTGCATAGGTTGCGGTAACTGCATCCCCGCCTGTCCGTATAATGCCCGGTTCCGTAACGAGATTACCCGTAAAGCCGATAAGTGCGACTTCTGTGCTGATCGCCGTGCGCAGGGATTGCTCCCGGCCTGTGTGGATACCTGTCCCACCAAGGCCCGGATCTTCGGCGATATAAACGATCCCGATTCCGAAGCCTACAGACTGCTTCAGGAAAACAAGGGCAAGTTGGTCCGCGTGATCAATGCCAAGTCGGACACCAAACCGAACATGATCTATCTCGGCGAAACCGCTCCGCTGGAATGGCCTGTGGAAGCGAAGATGCCTTCAGCCATGGATGTACTGACCATCATGGTCAACCCTGTGGTCAAGACTGTGGTCGGCCTTTCTGGAATCGGAGTGGCGGTCATGCTGGGCCGTCAGCTTCTGGTCGGGTCCAATGAACATGACGACTCCCGGAATAAGGGAGGTGATGCCTAA
- a CDS encoding FmdE family protein, whose amino-acid sequence MNIGPYTFEEFKEVARKFHGYPAPGLLIGGYMVEEAKRHLPADTLFDAVVETGKCLPDAVQLLTLCSYGNGWMKVIKLGRYALSLYDKYTGEGIRIHIDTEKLENWPEIKAWFLKLKPKNDQDTDKLFAEICEAGHSLCSIAPVRILSDFMGHKHMRDIAICPSCKEAYPLSDGAICRGCQGEVPYVGASRDLVREDCIVAVDVEDAVGKNALHDMTRIVAGVSKGPEFKAGQEITAGDVCRLQQMGRNRLYIQDESVAGNMVHENDAAQAFAERMAGDGIVFKTPPEEGKISFCAAYSGHFSINRDILERFNMLPDVMCTCRQGDILVDEGKPVAGTRAIPLHISETVFRNALSVLDEGPLFSVIPMRKANVGILVTGTEVFQGLIEDKFIPIISGKVHGLGCEVVASVIVPDDKDAISNGVNELLKQGTDLIVTTAGLSVDPDDATRAGLIDAGLEDALFGVPALPGTMLLVGKIANADIMGVPACALFYKTTSFDLLLPRILAGQTVTRQDLARLAEGGLCLNCRVCTFPKCPFGK is encoded by the coding sequence ATGAATATTGGACCGTATACTTTTGAAGAGTTCAAAGAAGTTGCCCGTAAATTTCACGGATATCCTGCTCCCGGTTTGCTTATTGGCGGCTATATGGTGGAGGAAGCTAAGCGGCATTTGCCCGCAGATACACTCTTTGATGCAGTAGTGGAAACCGGTAAATGCTTGCCTGATGCGGTTCAGCTTCTGACCCTCTGTTCATATGGAAACGGCTGGATGAAAGTGATCAAGCTGGGGCGTTACGCTCTCTCTCTTTACGACAAGTATACCGGGGAAGGTATACGCATCCATATTGATACCGAAAAGCTGGAAAACTGGCCGGAAATCAAGGCTTGGTTCCTGAAGCTTAAGCCCAAGAACGATCAGGATACTGATAAGCTTTTCGCTGAGATCTGCGAGGCCGGACATTCACTTTGTTCTATTGCCCCGGTTCGGATTTTATCCGATTTTATGGGACATAAGCATATGCGCGATATCGCCATCTGCCCATCATGCAAGGAAGCTTATCCGCTCAGTGACGGGGCTATCTGTCGTGGTTGTCAGGGGGAAGTGCCTTATGTAGGTGCTTCTCGCGATTTGGTTCGTGAGGACTGTATCGTTGCTGTAGATGTGGAAGACGCCGTTGGGAAAAACGCGTTGCACGACATGACCCGTATTGTGGCGGGAGTTTCTAAGGGCCCGGAATTCAAGGCCGGACAGGAAATTACTGCAGGGGATGTCTGCCGTTTGCAGCAGATGGGGCGTAATCGTCTTTATATTCAGGACGAGAGTGTTGCCGGCAACATGGTTCATGAGAATGATGCCGCGCAGGCTTTTGCCGAGCGTATGGCCGGAGATGGAATTGTTTTCAAGACACCGCCTGAGGAAGGGAAGATCAGTTTTTGCGCAGCTTACTCCGGTCATTTTTCAATCAATCGTGACATTCTTGAACGTTTCAATATGCTGCCGGACGTGATGTGTACCTGCCGTCAGGGAGATATTCTTGTTGATGAGGGTAAGCCTGTTGCCGGTACAAGGGCTATTCCCCTCCATATTTCCGAAACCGTTTTCCGTAATGCGCTATCTGTACTTGATGAAGGACCGCTTTTTTCCGTCATTCCGATGAGAAAGGCCAACGTTGGGATTCTGGTCACCGGAACTGAGGTTTTTCAAGGTCTTATTGAAGATAAATTTATCCCCATTATCAGTGGAAAGGTACACGGCTTGGGGTGCGAAGTTGTTGCAAGCGTGATTGTTCCTGATGATAAGGATGCTATTTCAAATGGTGTAAATGAACTTTTGAAGCAGGGTACTGATCTGATTGTAACCACAGCAGGGCTTTCCGTTGACCCTGATGATGCAACCCGTGCCGGTCTGATTGATGCAGGGTTGGAGGATGCCTTGTTTGGAGTTCCCGCGTTACCCGGGACGATGCTTTTAGTGGGTAAGATCGCTAATGCGGACATTATGGGAGTTCCGGCCTGCGCTTTATTCTACAAGACTACAAGTTTTGATTTGCTACTGCCGCGCATCCTTGCTGGACAGACGGTCACCCGCCAAGACCTTGCTCGATTAGCTGAGGGCGGACTTTGTCTTAATTGTCGCGTTTGTACTTTTCCCAAGTGCCCGTTTGGAAAGTAA
- a CDS encoding diguanylate cyclase, with the protein MRKFYEGKLIRKAIVMVLAFSFVGLLLVFFFYFKSLDDLAAENMRQRVMVALDVEASIQQEILEEYTFWDEAYENCIEQVNSEWIYLNTGDYIFSQQDVAFSLAVDSTGAFTYVDAADKKDISKYAQLLVPEVNLLLKKVPQSSLPTKVVSGYIVIEDDFYLVSVGPFINEKTKQVRLPASYLVFGKRMDADYIKKIGEKYRLNRLDFSYEFKDCDHSLQIRDQENSLIGCVVWDKVYPSREILPFLTLVVCLFYLIASGICMVVLKREAGNIKEHEEQLYFMATKDYLTGVSNRRHVMELGQQMLAAHHRSSCNLSVLVLDIDHFKAINDKYGHEVGDRSLSSFSSLCSRVLRSSDVFGRFGGEEFLAVLHDTGLVEAIEVAERMRRTVEEGSLDSDGIPQLTVSIGVAVDFAGDNFEMVIRRADEALFKAKSKGRNRVEVYDGTDVG; encoded by the coding sequence ATGCGTAAGTTCTATGAAGGTAAATTAATACGTAAGGCCATTGTAATGGTTCTTGCTTTTAGCTTTGTAGGTCTCCTGTTGGTTTTCTTTTTTTATTTTAAATCATTGGATGATTTAGCTGCTGAAAATATGCGCCAAAGAGTAATGGTTGCGTTAGATGTTGAAGCTAGTATTCAGCAAGAAATATTAGAAGAGTATACATTTTGGGATGAAGCCTATGAGAATTGTATCGAACAAGTTAATAGCGAATGGATTTATCTCAACACAGGAGACTATATATTTAGTCAGCAGGATGTTGCTTTTAGCTTGGCTGTAGATTCTACCGGGGCTTTTACTTATGTAGATGCTGCAGACAAGAAAGATATAAGTAAGTATGCACAGCTTCTTGTTCCAGAAGTTAATTTACTTTTAAAAAAAGTACCGCAAAGTTCTTTACCAACTAAAGTAGTTAGCGGCTATATTGTTATTGAGGATGATTTTTATCTTGTAAGTGTTGGTCCATTTATAAATGAAAAAACAAAACAGGTTCGTTTGCCTGCCAGCTACTTGGTTTTCGGAAAGAGGATGGATGCTGATTATATCAAAAAGATCGGAGAAAAATACAGATTGAATCGTCTTGATTTTAGTTATGAATTTAAAGATTGTGACCATAGCCTTCAGATACGAGATCAAGAAAACAGCTTAATCGGATGCGTTGTTTGGGACAAGGTTTACCCCAGCCGCGAAATCTTGCCGTTCCTTACTTTGGTGGTCTGTTTATTTTATCTCATTGCCAGCGGTATTTGTATGGTAGTTCTTAAGCGGGAAGCCGGGAATATTAAAGAACATGAAGAACAGTTATATTTTATGGCTACCAAAGATTATCTTACCGGGGTCAGCAATAGAAGACATGTTATGGAACTTGGACAGCAGATGCTTGCCGCTCATCATAGGAGTTCGTGCAATCTTTCCGTGCTGGTATTGGATATTGACCATTTCAAGGCAATTAATGACAAATACGGTCATGAAGTTGGGGATCGCTCGCTAAGTTCCTTTTCAAGTCTTTGTTCCAGAGTTTTGCGTTCCTCGGATGTTTTTGGACGGTTCGGTGGAGAAGAGTTTTTGGCTGTACTCCACGATACAGGATTAGTAGAAGCCATTGAGGTGGCTGAAAGGATGCGTAGAACTGTTGAAGAAGGTTCTCTTGATAGTGATGGTATTCCCCAGCTGACCGTAAGTATAGGCGTTGCTGTTGATTTTGCGGGAGATAATTTTGAAATGGTTATACGCAGAGCTGATGAAGCCTTATTCAAAGCTAAGTCGAAAGGTCGCAATCGAGTTGAAGTCTATGATGGTACTGATGTAGGATGA
- a CDS encoding rhodanese-like domain-containing protein, which yields MIRMRISITTFFLFLIMLSSVQVRAEQDSPIWWNDAQKEADHYGYKLLDGTGVEEKLKEVPGIMLLDVRAEYEFESGHIPGALNMEFELGEDQYFSTEREKQLRELFGTDLNRPVIIYCRSFRULRSSIAARRAARLGYTNIYRYAPGWFGWVGDHPPEKQTAELKILPDMNFAFSGNAEERAYLGVGKGKTDLNLASLDAKYFLLLLVEEGHAENAQAVLSVDAARRELECCTPDMLFVTIGFGMNRREAIRFHKINNAGIPMLADPVEHSEALREGEHLPAVFMLKKEERVFVVMFVCNDLVSGPAPLVKRINDALSGKPGRKCVRRK from the coding sequence ATGATCCGGATGCGGATTTCCATCACAACGTTCTTTCTGTTCCTGATTATGCTTTCGAGTGTGCAGGTTCGGGCGGAACAAGATAGCCCAATTTGGTGGAATGATGCGCAGAAGGAAGCAGACCATTATGGCTATAAGCTGTTGGACGGAACGGGAGTTGAAGAGAAATTAAAGGAAGTTCCCGGAATTATGCTGCTGGATGTACGGGCGGAATATGAGTTTGAAAGCGGGCATATTCCCGGTGCCTTGAACATGGAATTTGAACTTGGTGAAGATCAGTATTTTTCCACGGAAAGAGAAAAGCAGTTACGGGAGTTGTTTGGTACGGATCTTAACCGTCCGGTAATTATCTATTGCCGCAGCTTCAGGTGACTGCGCAGTTCCATTGCGGCTCGCCGTGCAGCGCGCCTTGGCTATACAAATATTTACCGCTATGCTCCGGGCTGGTTTGGTTGGGTGGGGGATCATCCACCGGAAAAACAGACGGCAGAACTCAAAATATTACCGGATATGAATTTTGCTTTCTCCGGCAATGCTGAAGAACGTGCTTATTTGGGGGTGGGCAAAGGAAAGACCGACCTGAATCTGGCATCACTCGATGCTAAATACTTCCTGCTCCTGCTGGTGGAAGAGGGGCACGCTGAGAACGCACAGGCAGTTCTCAGTGTTGATGCTGCGCGCAGGGAATTGGAATGCTGCACCCCGGATATGCTGTTTGTTACTATCGGGTTCGGTATGAACCGTCGCGAAGCCATACGTTTCCACAAGATCAACAATGCCGGGATTCCCATGCTTGCTGATCCCGTGGAACACAGTGAGGCTTTAAGAGAAGGGGAGCACCTTCCTGCGGTATTCATGCTTAAAAAGGAAGAGAGAGTTTTTGTAGTAATGTTTGTCTGTAATGATCTGGTTTCCGGACCGGCACCGCTGGTTAAAAGAATCAACGATGCCCTTAGCGGAAAACCCGGACGAAAATGTGTCAGGAGGAAGTAA